TTCAGGTTCAGAAACGTATCTGTATCCCGTGAGTGGTGAGCGTGAACGTTTAACTGTGGCGTTTCAACGGATAATTCTTTAGAACATACTCAGCTATGGCCATCGCTGACGTGGCTGCAGGGGAGGGCGCATTGCGTAGTAAGGTGACCGGGCCTACTTGGTCGATTGCGAAGTCATCAAGCAGCGATCCGTCTTTACTCCATGCCTGGGCGCGCACTCCAGCCCTCCCTTTAGCAGCCAAATCTGAAGAACGCAGTTGCGGTAGATAACCCTGGGCTTGTTTCAGGTAGAGAGGTTTGAACAGGGACGCCGCAATTTCGGTCAGGCCCATCTTCCAATATTTGATGAGGAGCGAAGTGGCCCCCGGCCACCGTAATGAATCGAACGTGTCTTTGGCAGAGATAGTTTTCCAGTCATAGCCCTCGCGCGCGAGTGCAGGTACGGCATTGGGCCCTACATGAACGTCGCCATCGACTCCGCGAGTGAAGTGCACTCCAAGGAAAGGAAAATTGGGGTCGGGTACTGGATAGATCATCCCCTTGACCATGGCAGCAGAATCTTGACTCATGACCCAATATTCTCCGCGGAAGGGGAGGATCTTAGGGGAAGGATCCGCTCCAACCATTTGGGCAATGACGTCGGATTGCAGACCCGCACAGACGATCATTTCAGAGAAAGTATGTGTACCCTGGCTGGTGTTCACTTGACAGGTGTCTGTGTTGATTTTGATTGCCGAGACCTCGGAGTTGAGGAGTATTTTTCCTCCTGCATCGGTGACTTCTTCCGCCATTTTCTTGGTGATGGCGCGGTAGTCCACAGAAGCGGTGCGGGGTGAATGCAAAGCAGCAATGCCATTGACGTGTGGTTCTATGCTTAGTAACTCTTCACGGTTTAGTCGCGATAGTCCTGGGACCTGATTGATTCTGGCTCGTTCTTCCATGGCGTTGAGCCGTCCTAGTTGGCTTTCATCAAGAGCTACGACAACTTTGCCTAATTCTTGATAAGGCAACTGATGTTCCTGACAGTACTCACGGGTTAGCGCCCTGCCCTTGGCACATAGCTCGGCCTTGAGTGAACCTGGCTGGTAATAAAGTCCAGCGTGAACCACTCCGGAATTTCGACCAGTTTGATGGCTTGCTAGGTTGCTTTCCTTTTCTAGCACGGTAACCCGGTATCCGGTCTGCAATGTGATTGCGCGTGCAATGGCTATTCCAAGAATCCCGCCGCCAATGATGCCGATATGTTGTTCCATGAATCCCCATTTAGAACTTCAAGCTACTATCCCGCGTACTCGCGTTGGCTTCAAGAGCGATCGTAGCGACCAGACGAGTCGAGGTCTATGGGGTGGGCGTACATGAGAAGGAACCACAGTCAGGGGAGCCCTAAGTGCTGACGGAGCTAATGGTTACGCAAGGCCTGTCACATTTTATGTAATAAGTGAAAGTTTTCACAAAGTAGGGTTTTCTCTGCGTAACATGCGTGATTTCGCACCAAAACGGGGGATACATAGGGTTACGCTTGATTCAACGGCAGTCGTTAAAAGCTGCCTACTTGCAAGCATCAGCCCAATGAAATCGCAAAGGTGCCACACCCGTGTCTGACATTAAGCCCATCGTACTTTTGGCCGAGCAACTCTCCCCAGCAACGGTTGCTGCTCTCGGTCCCGACTTTGAAATTCGTCAGACTGACGGCGCTGACCGCGCTCAGCTTCTCGAAGCCATCGCCGATGTAGATGCAATCTTGGTCCGCTCTGCCACTCAGGTAGATGCAGAAGCCATCGCAGCAGCAAAGAACCTGAAGGTTATTGCCCGCGCAGGCGTAGGCCTGGACAACGTTGACATCAAGGCAGCCACCCAGGCCGGCGTGATGGTAGTCAACGCTCCAACCTCAAACATCATCTCCGCTGCAGAATTGACCGTCGGCCACATCGTTTCGCTGGCCCGCCGAATCCCAGCAGCTAATGCTTCGCTGAAGAACGGCGAATGGAAGCGTAGCTCCTTCACCGGTGTTGAACTCTTTGAAAAGAAGGCCGGCATCATCGGTCTTGGCCGCATCGGTGCCCTAGTAGCAGCTCGTCTGCAGGGCTTCGGCATGGAAATTGTTGCCTATGACCCTTACATCACCCCAGCTCGTGCGGCTCAGCTGGGTGTCACCCTATTGAGCTTGGATGAACTGTTGGCTGAAGCTGACTTCATCACCATCCACATGCCAAAGACCCCAGAAACTCTGGGCATGCTGGGTAAGGA
The nucleotide sequence above comes from Glutamicibacter sp. B1. Encoded proteins:
- the lhgO gene encoding L-2-hydroxyglutarate oxidase, producing the protein MEQHIGIIGGGILGIAIARAITLQTGYRVTVLEKESNLASHQTGRNSGVVHAGLYYQPGSLKAELCAKGRALTREYCQEHQLPYQELGKVVVALDESQLGRLNAMEERARINQVPGLSRLNREELLSIEPHVNGIAALHSPRTASVDYRAITKKMAEEVTDAGGKILLNSEVSAIKINTDTCQVNTSQGTHTFSEMIVCAGLQSDVIAQMVGADPSPKILPFRGEYWVMSQDSAAMVKGMIYPVPDPNFPFLGVHFTRGVDGDVHVGPNAVPALAREGYDWKTISAKDTFDSLRWPGATSLLIKYWKMGLTEIAASLFKPLYLKQAQGYLPQLRSSDLAAKGRAGVRAQAWSKDGSLLDDFAIDQVGPVTLLRNAPSPAATSAMAIAEYVLKNYPLKRHS